The proteins below are encoded in one region of Roseovarius bejariae:
- a CDS encoding antibiotic biosynthesis monooxygenase family protein produces the protein MTDRFAKTPEPPYYAVIFTNQLSEDDAGYAEMGEAMYTLALAQPGCLGAESTRDTTGLGITVSYWDNEDSIAKWKAEAKHLVAQKQGIERWYSHYELRVARVERAYSGPEGRSLR, from the coding sequence ATGACCGACCGTTTCGCGAAAACACCCGAACCGCCCTACTATGCCGTCATCTTCACCAACCAACTTTCCGAGGATGACGCAGGCTATGCCGAGATGGGCGAGGCGATGTATACCCTCGCCCTCGCCCAACCCGGCTGCCTCGGGGCCGAAAGCACCCGTGACACCACAGGCCTTGGCATCACGGTGTCCTACTGGGACAACGAAGACAGCATCGCCAAATGGAAAGCCGAGGCCAAACACCTTGTGGCCCAGAAACAAGGCATCGAGCGTTGGTACAGCCACTACGAATTGCGCGTGGCCCGCGTCGAACGTGCCTACTCCGGCCCCGAGGGCCGCAGCCTGCGCTAA
- a CDS encoding SulP family inorganic anion transporter, which translates to MISLSQYQRQWTHNIRGDLLSGLVVALALIPEAIAFSIIAGVDPKVGLYASFSIAVITAITGGRPGMISAATAATAVLMVTLVKDHGLQYLLAATVLAGLLQIGAGFLKLGYVMRFVSKSVMTGFVNALAILIFMAQLPELDPSKVPPLTYALVAGGLAIIYLFPRITTAVPSPLVTIIVLTALTVLMGWDVRTVGDMGQLPDTLPVFLIPDIPLTFETLQIILPYSIAVAVVGLLESLMTQQIVDDLTDTGSDRNQECIGQGLANTATGFIGGMAGCAMIGQSIINVKSGGRGRLSTFVAGIFLLILCVGLGDIVGIIPMAALVAIMIMVSIGTFSWSSIKNLRDHPRSSSIVMLATVFFVIYTHNLAIGVLVGVLLSGLFFAWKIAQLFRVRSEITEDGTHRTYHVEGQLFFASSEDFMKAFDFKEAPDKVTLDLSRAHIWDISSVAAVDMAVLKFRREGAEVELIGMNEASETIVDQLAIHDKPGAMDQLLGH; encoded by the coding sequence ATGATCTCTCTTTCGCAATACCAACGCCAATGGACGCACAACATTCGCGGCGACCTTCTGTCGGGCCTCGTCGTGGCCCTCGCCCTGATCCCCGAGGCCATCGCCTTTTCCATCATCGCGGGCGTCGATCCCAAGGTCGGCCTTTACGCCAGCTTCTCGATTGCCGTGATCACCGCCATCACCGGCGGGCGGCCGGGGATGATCTCGGCCGCCACGGCGGCCACCGCTGTTCTGATGGTCACGCTGGTCAAGGATCACGGGCTGCAATACCTGCTGGCCGCGACCGTCCTGGCCGGACTGCTGCAAATCGGGGCCGGGTTCCTGAAACTGGGCTATGTCATGCGCTTCGTGTCGAAATCGGTGATGACCGGCTTTGTCAACGCGCTTGCCATCCTGATCTTCATGGCCCAACTGCCCGAGCTTGACCCTTCCAAGGTGCCGCCACTGACCTATGCGCTGGTGGCAGGTGGCCTTGCGATCATCTATCTCTTTCCCCGCATCACCACGGCCGTACCGTCGCCGCTGGTCACCATCATCGTGCTGACCGCGCTCACCGTGCTGATGGGCTGGGACGTGCGCACCGTGGGTGACATGGGTCAACTGCCCGACACCCTGCCGGTCTTCCTGATCCCCGACATCCCGCTGACCTTTGAAACGCTGCAAATCATCCTGCCCTATTCCATCGCCGTGGCCGTCGTGGGCCTGCTGGAAAGCCTGATGACCCAGCAGATCGTCGATGACCTCACCGACACCGGCAGCGACCGCAATCAGGAGTGCATCGGGCAGGGCCTTGCCAACACCGCCACCGGCTTCATCGGTGGCATGGCCGGGTGTGCCATGATCGGCCAGTCGATCATCAACGTGAAATCAGGCGGCCGCGGGCGGCTTTCCACCTTCGTGGCGGGCATTTTCCTTCTGATCCTCTGCGTCGGTCTGGGCGACATCGTCGGCATCATTCCCATGGCCGCCCTCGTGGCCATCATGATCATGGTCTCGATCGGCACCTTCTCGTGGTCTTCCATCAAGAACCTGCGCGACCATCCCCGCTCGTCGTCCATCGTCATGCTGGCGACCGTGTTTTTCGTGATCTACACCCATAACCTCGCCATCGGCGTTCTGGTCGGCGTGCTGCTGTCGGGCCTCTTCTTTGCGTGGAAAATCGCACAGCTGTTCCGCGTCCGCTCCGAAATCACCGAGGACGGCACCCACCGCACCTACCACGTCGAAGGGCAGCTGTTCTTCGCCTCCTCCGAGGACTTCATGAAAGCCTTCGACTTCAAGGAAGCGCCCGACAAGGTCACCCTCGACCTCAGCCGCGCGCATATCTGGGACATTTCCTCGGTTGCGGCGGTGGACATGGCCGTGCTCAAGTTCCGCCGCGAAGGCGCCGAGGTCGAGTTGATCGGCATGAACGAAGCCTCGGAAACCATCGTCGATCAGCTTGCCATCCATGACAAGCCGGGCGCGATGGATCAACTGCTGGGCCATTAA
- a CDS encoding universal stress protein encodes MTTNTLIALVDGSAYSESVCHHAAWIAGRNDWKVKLYHVMGRRDAVEKQDLSGAIRLGARTRLLEQLSDLDAERAKLAHEHGRAILEDAKALITADADLTVETRLRQGDLIETITAKEDTGEMIVIGKRGEAAGLASEHLGSNLERIVRASHHPVFIANRAFKPAERVLVAFDGGPSSLKAVDYISRSPLFSGLHVSLVFAGKDSPEIRKSLDTAAATLRAGGFEADTILETGEPEKVLANITQRDEHDLLVMGAYGHSRVRSLIIGSTTTEMIRSCRVPVLIMR; translated from the coding sequence ATGACAACCAACACACTGATCGCCCTCGTCGATGGCTCCGCCTATTCGGAAAGCGTCTGCCACCACGCCGCGTGGATCGCGGGCAGAAACGACTGGAAGGTCAAGCTTTACCACGTCATGGGCCGCCGCGACGCCGTCGAGAAACAGGACCTCTCGGGCGCCATCCGCCTCGGCGCACGCACGCGCCTTCTGGAACAACTCTCCGATCTGGATGCCGAACGCGCCAAGCTGGCGCATGAACACGGTCGCGCCATCCTCGAAGACGCCAAGGCGCTGATCACCGCGGATGCCGACCTCACCGTCGAAACCCGCCTGCGCCAGGGCGATTTGATCGAGACCATCACCGCCAAGGAAGACACCGGCGAAATGATCGTCATCGGCAAACGCGGCGAGGCGGCGGGCCTGGCCTCCGAGCACCTCGGCTCCAACCTCGAACGCATCGTACGGGCCAGCCATCACCCCGTCTTCATCGCCAACCGCGCCTTCAAACCCGCCGAACGGGTGCTGGTGGCCTTCGATGGCGGCCCCTCGTCCCTCAAGGCCGTCGATTATATCTCGCGCAGCCCCCTGTTTTCAGGTCTGCACGTCTCACTGGTCTTCGCAGGCAAGGACAGCCCCGAGATCCGCAAATCCCTCGATACCGCCGCCGCCACCCTGCGCGCGGGCGGCTTCGAGGCCGATACGATCCTTGAAACCGGCGAGCCTGAAAAGGTCTTGGCCAATATTACCCAACGTGACGAACACGACCTTCTGGTCATGGGGGCCTATGGCCACAGCCGCGTGCGTTCGCTCATTATCGGCTCCACAACGACCGAAATGATCCGCTCCTGCCGGGTGCCCGTGCTGATCATGCGCTGA
- a CDS encoding GcvT family protein gives MKTHAQAVVIGGGVIGCSILYHLTKLGWKDVVLLERDELTSGSTWHAAANIHGLHDSANISRLQHYTMNLYKELEAETGQSCGVFQPGSLYLAQTEAREHQLRLQAAKAELYGMNFAEISREEAEEKHPLVNFDGVRCIMWEPDGGNVDPSGVTNAYAVGARQKGAEIYRFTPVTATAQQPDGSWIVETPKGNIQTQWVINAAGLWGREVAKLAGIEVPLQPTEHQYFVTETIAEIDGMDRRLPSVADRDGEYYLRQEGKGLLIGAYERDMRFWAEEGTPLDFAHDLFPDDLERIMENVMRAMDRVPLAAEAGIKRVINGPMIWSPDSNVILGPVPELKNYFMCGGIIPGFSQSAGMGLMVAQWIIEGEMQYDMFPWDIARFGLWANDRDFVKAKVEDVYAHRFAIHYPNEEREAGRPLRTRPVYEMQKDMGAVFGLNYGWEHTQWFADTPGTKDTNGFTRQNWWGPVGEECKILRERAGIIDISNFAKYRVKGPGAEDWLNSVFANRMPKSVGRSCLTPLISVRGGIAGDATVTRVAEDEFWIVSSGMAERYHKRFFDMVPLPEGTTFESHTEAMCGFNVAGPKSREMLQRLTNTSLATEDFPFMRSQQIELAGVKCLALRVSFTGDLGWELHCATEDQERLYTALLEAGKDFGAGPVGARALMSMRVEKGYGSWSREYSPEYYPHEVGFAPLCKMDKEFLNKAAVEKVMAEPTREELVLIHLDEADVTASNADATGGEPIRDAEGTPVGRVTSGTYGYTVGMSLALGYVKAGTVQAGDAVQVMVLGQPHKGRILHEPPFDPKGEKLRA, from the coding sequence ATGAAAACCCATGCACAGGCTGTCGTGATCGGCGGGGGCGTTATCGGATGCTCGATTCTTTACCACCTGACCAAGCTGGGCTGGAAGGACGTGGTCCTGCTGGAGCGCGATGAGCTGACCAGTGGCAGCACATGGCACGCGGCGGCCAATATTCACGGGCTGCATGACAGCGCCAATATCAGCCGCCTGCAGCACTACACCATGAACCTCTATAAGGAGCTGGAGGCCGAAACCGGCCAAAGCTGTGGCGTGTTCCAGCCCGGTTCGCTTTACCTTGCCCAGACCGAGGCGCGTGAGCACCAATTGCGCCTACAGGCCGCCAAGGCGGAGTTGTACGGCATGAACTTTGCCGAGATCAGCCGCGAGGAAGCCGAGGAGAAGCACCCGCTGGTCAATTTCGACGGGGTGCGCTGCATCATGTGGGAGCCCGATGGCGGCAATGTGGACCCTTCGGGCGTGACCAATGCCTATGCCGTGGGCGCGCGACAGAAGGGGGCGGAGATTTACCGCTTTACCCCCGTCACCGCCACCGCGCAGCAGCCTGATGGGTCTTGGATCGTGGAAACGCCCAAGGGCAATATCCAGACCCAGTGGGTGATCAACGCCGCCGGTTTGTGGGGCCGTGAGGTGGCCAAACTGGCGGGCATCGAGGTGCCGCTTCAGCCCACCGAGCACCAGTATTTCGTGACCGAGACCATTGCCGAGATCGACGGCATGGACCGGCGGTTGCCCTCGGTCGCGGACCGGGACGGCGAATATTACCTGCGGCAGGAGGGCAAGGGGCTGCTCATCGGGGCCTATGAGCGTGACATGCGGTTCTGGGCCGAGGAGGGCACGCCCTTGGATTTCGCGCATGACCTCTTCCCCGACGATCTGGAACGGATCATGGAGAACGTGATGCGCGCCATGGACCGGGTGCCGCTGGCCGCCGAGGCGGGAATCAAGCGGGTGATCAACGGGCCGATGATCTGGAGCCCGGACAGCAACGTGATCCTTGGCCCGGTGCCGGAGCTGAAAAACTATTTCATGTGCGGCGGGATCATTCCGGGGTTCAGCCAATCCGCGGGTATGGGCCTTATGGTGGCGCAATGGATCATCGAGGGGGAAATGCAATATGACATGTTCCCGTGGGATATTGCGCGCTTTGGCCTGTGGGCCAACGACCGGGACTTCGTGAAGGCCAAGGTGGAGGATGTTTATGCCCACCGCTTTGCCATCCATTACCCCAACGAGGAGCGCGAGGCGGGCCGTCCGCTGCGCACCCGTCCGGTGTACGAGATGCAAAAAGATATGGGCGCGGTCTTTGGCCTGAACTATGGCTGGGAGCATACGCAGTGGTTTGCCGACACGCCCGGCACCAAGGATACCAACGGGTTCACGCGCCAGAACTGGTGGGGCCCTGTGGGCGAGGAATGCAAGATTCTGCGCGAGCGGGCGGGCATCATCGATATTTCAAACTTTGCCAAGTACCGCGTGAAGGGGCCGGGGGCCGAAGACTGGCTGAACTCGGTTTTCGCCAACCGGATGCCGAAAAGCGTGGGGCGGTCGTGCCTGACGCCGTTGATTTCGGTGCGCGGGGGGATCGCGGGCGATGCCACGGTGACGCGGGTGGCCGAGGATGAATTCTGGATCGTCAGTTCGGGGATGGCGGAACGTTATCACAAGCGGTTCTTCGACATGGTGCCCTTGCCCGAGGGGACGACATTCGAGAGCCACACCGAGGCGATGTGCGGCTTCAACGTGGCAGGCCCCAAGAGCCGCGAGATGTTGCAGAGATTGACCAATACCTCGCTGGCAACCGAGGATTTCCCCTTCATGCGGTCGCAGCAGATCGAGTTGGCGGGCGTGAAGTGCCTTGCCCTGCGGGTGAGTTTCACCGGCGATCTGGGGTGGGAGTTGCATTGCGCCACGGAAGATCAGGAACGGCTTTATACGGCGCTTCTGGAGGCCGGGAAGGATTTTGGCGCCGGGCCTGTGGGCGCGCGGGCGTTGATGTCGATGCGGGTCGAGAAGGGCTATGGCTCGTGGAGCCGGGAATACAGCCCTGAGTATTACCCGCATGAAGTGGGCTTTGCGCCGCTGTGCAAGATGGACAAAGAGTTCCTGAACAAGGCGGCGGTGGAGAAGGTCATGGCCGAACCGACGCGGGAAGAACTGGTTTTGATCCATCTGGATGAGGCGGATGTGACGGCCTCGAACGCCGATGCGACGGGAGGGGAGCCCATTCGCGATGCGGAAGGCACCCCTGTTGGCCGCGTCACCTCGGGCACCTATGGCTATACCGTGGGGATGAGCCTTGCGCTTGGCTATGTGAAGGCGGGCACCGTACAGGCGGGGGATGCGGTGCAGGTCATGGTTCTGGGCCAGCCGCACAAGGGCCGCATCCTGCATGAGCCGCCGTTCGACCCCAAGGGCGAGAAACTGCGGGCGTGA
- a CDS encoding GcvT family protein, protein MKTTTRVAVIGGGVVGCSVLYHLTKLGWSDVMLIERSELTSGSTWHAAGGFHTLNGDTNMAALQGYTIKLYKELEEITGLSCGLHHVGGVTLADNRDRFDMLLAERAKHRYMGLETEIVGPEEIAKIAPVTNTDGILGALYDPLDGHLDPSGTTHAYAKAARMGGATIETHCHVQETNQRPDGTWDVVTDKGTIHAEHLVNAAGLWAREVGAMAGVYVPLHPMEHQYIVTEEVPEIAEIIDAGGEHPHVMDPAGESYLRQEGRGLCIGFYEQPCRPWAVDGTPWNFGHELLPDDFDKIEDSITFAYQRFPALERAGVKSVIHGPFTFASDGNPLVGPVPGLRNYWSACGVMAGFSQGGGVGLMLAQWMTEGECERDVSAMDVARYGDWITPGYTRPKVIENYQKRFSVSYPNEELPAARPFRQTPMYDVFDQMGAVWGHQYGLEVPNYFAQGDEPRYETPSFRRSNAWEATAREVKAVRESVGINEVHNFGKYRVTGPNARAWLDRIMAGRIPKPGRISLTPMLSPQGRIIGDFTVSCLDEQTFQLTASYGAQAYHMRWFGQNATEGAQVENISDRLNGFQIAGPKAREVLMACTRDDIGDMRLMDVRPACVGMVDCLIQRVSFTGDLGYEIYCDPMAQRALWDVLWAEGQNHGMKPFGMRAMMSLRLDKFFGAWLHEFGPDYTPAETGLDRFISFKKEADFIGRAAAEAERETPPARTLAVFEVDALDTDVNAYEPVWIDGTVQGFCTSGGYSHHAGKSIALALIPRDKATEGLEAQIEILGEMRPARLITEPLFDADGARMRG, encoded by the coding sequence ATGAAAACCACCACTCGTGTGGCCGTCATCGGCGGCGGTGTCGTCGGATGCAGCGTGCTCTATCACCTGACGAAACTCGGCTGGTCCGACGTCATGCTGATCGAACGCTCCGAACTCACCTCCGGCTCCACATGGCACGCGGCGGGCGGCTTTCATACGCTGAACGGCGATACCAACATGGCCGCGCTTCAGGGCTATACTATCAAGCTCTACAAGGAGTTGGAGGAGATCACCGGCCTCTCCTGCGGCCTTCACCACGTCGGCGGCGTGACGCTGGCCGACAACCGCGACCGCTTCGACATGCTGCTCGCCGAACGCGCCAAGCACCGCTACATGGGGCTGGAAACCGAGATCGTCGGGCCGGAAGAGATCGCCAAGATCGCGCCGGTGACCAACACCGACGGCATCCTCGGCGCGCTTTATGATCCCCTCGATGGCCACCTCGACCCCTCCGGCACCACCCACGCCTACGCCAAGGCGGCCCGCATGGGCGGCGCCACGATCGAGACCCACTGCCACGTGCAGGAAACCAACCAACGCCCCGACGGCACATGGGACGTGGTCACCGACAAGGGCACCATCCACGCCGAACACCTCGTCAACGCCGCAGGCCTCTGGGCGCGCGAGGTCGGGGCCATGGCGGGGGTCTACGTCCCCCTCCACCCGATGGAACACCAATATATCGTCACCGAAGAAGTCCCTGAAATCGCCGAAATAATCGACGCAGGCGGCGAACACCCCCACGTCATGGACCCCGCCGGCGAATCCTACCTCCGGCAAGAGGGCCGCGGCCTCTGCATCGGGTTTTACGAACAACCCTGCCGCCCATGGGCGGTGGACGGCACACCGTGGAATTTCGGCCACGAACTCCTGCCCGACGATTTCGACAAGATCGAAGACAGCATCACCTTCGCCTACCAACGCTTCCCGGCCCTCGAACGCGCGGGCGTGAAATCGGTGATCCACGGCCCCTTCACCTTCGCCTCCGACGGCAACCCGCTGGTCGGCCCGGTACCGGGCCTGCGCAACTACTGGTCCGCCTGCGGTGTGATGGCAGGCTTCTCCCAAGGCGGCGGCGTCGGCCTGATGCTGGCACAATGGATGACCGAGGGAGAATGCGAACGCGATGTCTCGGCCATGGACGTGGCCCGCTACGGCGATTGGATCACACCGGGCTACACCCGCCCCAAGGTGATCGAAAACTACCAAAAACGCTTCTCGGTTTCCTACCCCAACGAAGAACTTCCCGCCGCGCGCCCCTTCCGGCAAACGCCCATGTATGACGTGTTCGATCAAATGGGCGCCGTCTGGGGCCACCAATACGGGCTGGAAGTGCCCAATTACTTTGCTCAGGGCGACGAACCCCGATACGAGACCCCCTCCTTCCGCCGCTCCAACGCATGGGAGGCCACCGCGCGCGAGGTCAAGGCCGTGCGCGAATCCGTGGGCATCAACGAGGTCCACAACTTCGGCAAATACCGCGTCACCGGCCCCAACGCCCGTGCATGGCTCGATCGCATCATGGCCGGGCGCATCCCCAAACCGGGCCGGATTTCGCTCACCCCGATGCTCAGCCCCCAAGGCCGGATCATCGGCGATTTCACCGTCTCCTGCCTTGATGAGCAGACTTTTCAGCTTACCGCCTCCTACGGCGCACAGGCCTATCACATGCGCTGGTTTGGGCAGAACGCCACGGAGGGCGCGCAGGTCGAAAACATCTCCGACCGCCTCAACGGCTTCCAGATCGCCGGCCCCAAGGCGCGCGAGGTACTGATGGCCTGTACCCGCGATGACATCGGCGACATGCGACTCATGGATGTGCGCCCCGCCTGCGTCGGCATGGTCGATTGCCTGATCCAACGGGTCAGCTTCACCGGCGATCTGGGATACGAAATTTACTGCGACCCCATGGCCCAACGCGCCCTGTGGGATGTGCTCTGGGCCGAAGGGCAAAACCACGGCATGAAACCCTTCGGCATGCGCGCGATGATGTCGCTGCGGCTGGATAAATTCTTCGGGGCATGGCTGCACGAGTTCGGGCCGGACTATACCCCGGCGGAAACCGGCCTCGACCGCTTCATTTCCTTCAAGAAAGAGGCCGATTTCATCGGGCGCGCGGCGGCCGAAGCAGAGCGCGAGACACCCCCCGCCCGTACCCTCGCGGTCTTCGAGGTGGACGCGCTCGACACCGACGTCAACGCCTACGAACCCGTCTGGATCGACGGCACAGTGCAAGGCTTCTGCACCTCGGGCGGCTATTCTCACCACGCGGGAAAATCCATCGCCCTCGCCCTCATCCCCCGTGACAAAGCCACCGAAGGGCTGGAGGCACAGATCGAAATCCTCGGCGAGATGCGCCCCGCCCGCCTGATCACCGAACCGCTCTTCGACGCCGACGGCGCGCGCATGCGGGGCTGA
- a CDS encoding nucleotidyltransferase family protein, with protein sequence MRGIGIVIPAAGTSSRMRGRDKLLEKAEGQPLLARQTRRALATGWPVLVTLRPGSARAEVLPGGIACREVPEAAEGLAASLRSGAAWAQSLDLKALMVLLADLPDLTSEDLETIAAAFTEDPSRIIRATDDSGKPGHPVIFPAKYFEAMQALHGDDGAKPLLRQHPPRLCPLPGLRATTDLDTPEAWAAWRARQAQE encoded by the coding sequence ATGCGCGGGATCGGTATTGTCATTCCAGCGGCTGGCACGTCCTCTCGCATGCGAGGGCGCGATAAGTTGCTGGAAAAGGCCGAAGGCCAACCCCTGCTGGCCCGCCAAACACGGCGCGCCCTTGCGACCGGGTGGCCTGTCCTTGTGACCCTGCGACCGGGCAGCGCGCGTGCTGAGGTTTTACCAGGTGGTATCGCATGCCGTGAAGTGCCCGAGGCCGCCGAAGGGCTTGCAGCCTCCCTCAGATCTGGCGCGGCTTGGGCCCAAAGCCTTGATTTGAAGGCCCTTATGGTCCTTCTCGCGGATTTGCCCGACCTCACCTCCGAGGATCTTGAGACCATCGCCGCGGCTTTCACAGAAGACCCAAGCCGGATCATCCGCGCAACAGACGATAGCGGCAAACCCGGCCACCCGGTGATCTTCCCGGCCAAGTATTTCGAGGCCATGCAAGCGCTTCACGGCGACGACGGGGCAAAACCCCTTCTGAGGCAGCATCCGCCGCGCCTCTGCCCCCTGCCCGGCCTGCGCGCCACCACCGATCTGGATACCCCCGAAGCCTGGGCCGCGTGGCGCGCCAGACAGGCACAGGAATAG